A genomic stretch from Microtus pennsylvanicus isolate mMicPen1 chromosome 9, mMicPen1.hap1, whole genome shotgun sequence includes:
- the LOC142856828 gene encoding olfactory receptor 1J21-like codes for MKIMRRDNESTVSEFILLGLPIKSEDQDMYSALFLVIYLTTVLGNLLIILLIRLDSHLHTPMYFFLSHLAFTDISFSSVTVPKMLMNMLTHSQSISYAGCISQMYFFLSLANVDSFLLTSMAYDRYVAICHPLHYTTIMNQSLCVLLVVVSWALSFANSLVHTLLLAHLSHFRDNIIPHYFCDLSALLKLSSSDTTVNELVILLLGTLAITLPFICILVSYGRIGATILRSPSIKGICKALSTCGSHLSVVCLYYGAIIGLYLVPSSNKTNDKDVIVAVMYNVVTPMLNPFIYSLRNRDMKGAMRNILISRVCPQ; via the coding sequence ATGAAGATCATGAGGAGAGATAATGAGAGCACTGTGTCTGAGTTCATTCTCCTGGGACTCCCCATCAAGTCAGAAGATCAAGACATGTACTCTGCCCTGTTTCTGGTCATCTACCTGACCACAGTGCTGGGGAACCTGCTCATCATCCTGCTCATCAGGCTGGACTCTCACctccacacccccatgtacttcttcctcagccaCTTGGCCTTCACAGACATCTCTTTCTCGTCAGTCACAGTTCCAAAGATGCTCATGAATATGCtgacacacagtcagtccatctcATATGCTGGGTGCATTTCCCAGATGTATTTTTTCCTATCCCTTGCAAATGTTGACAgcttccttctgacctccatggcctATGACAGGtatgtggccatctgccaccCTCTGCACTACACCACCATCATGAATCAGAGCCTCTGTGTCCTGCTAGTAGTTGTGTCCTGGGCTTTATCCTTTGCCAATTCCCTTGTTCATACCCTCCTCTTGGCTCATTTATCTCATTTCAGAGACAATATCATCCCCCACTACTTCTGTGATCTCTCTGCCTTACTTAAACTGTCCAGCTCAGACACCACCGTCAATGAGCTGGTCATCCTTCTTTTAGGTACACTGGCCATTACTCTACCATTCATATGCATCCTGGTCTCTTATGGCCGCATTGGAGCCACCATCCTGAGAAGTCCCTCCATCAAGGGAATCTGCAAAGCCTTGTCCACATGTGGTTCTCACCTCTCTGTGGTTTGTCTGTACTATGGAGCCATTATTGGGCTATACCTGGTCCCTTCATCTAATAAAACTAATGACAAGGATGTCATTGTGGCTGTGATGTACAATGTAGTCACACCCATGTTGAATCCCTTTATCTACAGTCTGAGGAATCGTGACATGAAAGGAGCCATGAGAAATATCCTTATCAGTAGAGTGTGTCCACAGTGA